The genomic stretch CTATGAAGTAACAGTCAATGGTTCTACTACAACAGTATCTTCTACTTCCGTTTCAGTAAGCGGAGGTAATCCTGGAGACACTGTTTCCATTAACGTCGTCGCTGTTAAAGACGGTAATCGAAGCCCTGCCTCCTCTACTACAGTTAAAATTCCAGATAGTTAATACAAAAAGAGCGGAAGATGTTTAAACTATCTCGCTTTTTTTATGATCTTTTCGCAATTAATTTACGCTGTTCTAACATTAATTCATTTAATTGCCGAAAACCTAAATACGTATTACCTCGCTTTAATACATATTCTAACCGCTCGTCTAAATTGAGTGGTTTTGTCTCCAACGTTTTAATTTGGTCCATCAAATTATCTAGCTGTACTGGCCGGTGATTACTCCAAAATAAAATAGATAAAAAAATACCGAGCGCATCTCTAACCGTTACAGGAGATGGTTTTTTATGCACTTTCAAATCAGCTTCCATACTTTCAGCCAAATTAGTCATATGTTTCGCCAATTTGCGACAAGCTCGCTCTGTTTCATTTTTCCAAGGAATAACTCCACCACCTTTGGTAAAAAACTGTTGTTCTTGCCAAAAAGGTAGACCACTAACATAAATGGATTCTGGATCATATTCTTCTAAAATAACATCCGGTGCTGGGAAATCAGGATGTGTTAATTCTACTGCATATTTAAATTCAGCCATCGAATCCCCTCACTTTCGCTTGTTTTTTTCCTTCTCTGCATAAATAGAGTAAGGGACAGGTCGGGCATTCTGGGTTTCTTGCTTTACAATGATATCTTCCAAAGAAAATCATATAATGATGTGCATCAGACCAGAGTTCTTTTGGTAGCTTTCTTTTTAACGTTTCTTCCACTTCTACAACAGAATCTTTCCATCTACAAATCCCTAAGCGTTTACTAATTCGTTCGACATGTGTATCTACTGCGATTGCTGGAATACCAAAGCCAACTGATAAAACAACATTGGCCGTTTTTCTACCTACACCTGGAAGGCTCTCAAGTTCCGCATGCGTCTTTGGTACTTCCCCATTAAATTCGATTAGAATTTTCTCGGATAATCCTTGAATATTTTTTGCTTTATTACGATATAAGCCAATAGAGCGAATATCTTCCATCAATTCTTCCAGTGGAACAGCCAAATAATCTTCTGGTGAGTGATATTTTTCAAACAGCGAGGCAGTCACGCGATTTACTAACACATCTGTACATTGAGCGGATAAGACAACAGCCACCAGTAATTCAAACGTATTTTTATGAACTAGCTCACAGTGTGCTGCTGGAAACATTTTTGCCATTTCTTCTATGCATAATACGGTTTGTTTATTCGATAACAATTTGTGTACCTCACCCTTTTCTTTTTTCAAGCCAGTCGTATAGAGGAATCGAACCTGCGCTTTTTTTCACTTCCGTTTGGTTAATTGCTTGGCTTGTGCGCCCATTTTGATGAAATTCTTCCGCTACACGCTTGGCATCTTCTATTGTCTTAACCCCTTGTTTCGACCAGTTAAGCAGAATCCTATCAATATATCGGAAATTTAATTTTTGCGAAATAACAGCTTCTTTTAATGCTTCTTTGATTAAATCCGGGCTCGTTCTATCTTGCTCTACCCACGCGGATAACATTTCTGCTTCCATTGGAGAAAGCGGTCTTCCAAACTCTGCTTCGAATAGAGTATATAAACTGGTTTGTTTTTCTAACTCTTTTTCATGTTTACTATCTGCTTCCTTGTTTTCATATAAAGCGACTAGTTTACCCCAGAGTGGTGCCAAATTATATTGTTCAGAAATCATTCGTGAATTATCTTGGCTTTGTTCGATAGCAATCACACCTTTTTTCAAGAGTGAGTCCATCGTTTTAATTGTTTCTTCCAGTGGAAGCGTTGTTCTATTGGTTAACATTTCCATCGACGGGAAAAATTCTGCCTCTGCTGCAAAGGATTGAATTTGAAGTAATAGCACTAGTTCTACTTCGTTTAAGCCAATGGTTGCATAGTTTTTCACTAGCACTTGCGGTAATGTCACTTGCCCTTCAGCCATCCATTTTTCAAGAATTTTTGGATTCATATTTAACACCTCACTACAAAATTATAACATGGTTTTCGAGGGAAAAATATAAAAGTACTGCTAAAATCATGAAATCCCGCGGAAAAGATTATTTTCAATTTAAAGTCCACAAAAAAAGTGAAGCCAGTTTGTTGGCTTCACTTTTTAACTTACGGATATAAACGGTTTAGTAAACGTGGGAACGGAATGGTTTCACGTACATGTTCTGTGCCCGAAATCCAAGCAACTGTACGTTCTAAGCCAAGACCAAAACCGGAATGTGGAACAGAGCCATAACGAGCTAAGTCAAGGTACCAGCTGTAGGCTTCTTGATCCAAATCGAAGTCTTCCATTCTAGCTTGAAGCGTTTCTAAATCGTGAATACGTTCCGATCCACCAATGATTTCTCCGTATCCTTCTGGAGCAATCATATCAGCGCACAACACAACTTGATCGTTTTCTGGATCTTCCGGCATATAAAATGGTTTAATTGCTTTTGGATAATGTGTAATGAAAACTGGTTTTTCGAAGCTGTCTGCAATCGCTGTTTCATGTGGTGCCCCGAAGTCATCTCCCCAAACAATATCATCAAAGCCTAATTCGTGTAAACGTTCGATTGCTTCTGTATAAGTAATACGCGGGAACGGTGCAACCATTTTTTCTAAATGACTAACATCACGACCAAGGCGATCTAGTTCTAAGCGGCAGTTATCAAGAACTGCTTTTACTAGGAATGCCACGTAGTTTTCTTGTACTTGTAAGCTATCTTCTAATTTGTAAAATGCCATTTCCGGTTCAATCATCCAGAATTCAATTAAGTGACGGCGAGTTTTTGATTTCTCAGCACGGAAAGTTGGACCGAATGAGAATACTTTACCGAAAGCCATTGCTGCTGCTTCCATGTATAATTGACCACTTTGAGATAGAAACGCATCTTCATCAAAATATTTCGTATGGAAAAGTTCGGTTGTTCCTTCTGGAGCACTTCCGGTCAAGATTGGTGGATCGATTTTTAGGAATCCTTCTTTATTGAAAAACTCATAGCTAGCGCGTATAATTTCGTTACGAATTTTCATAATCGCATGTTGACGGTTAGAACGTAGCCATAAATGACGGTGGTCCATTAAAAATTCCGTGCCATGCTCTTTTGGTGTAATTGGATAATCATGTGATTCGCTAATTACTTCTACACCAGATACAGCCATTTCATAACCAAATGGTGAACGAGTATCTTCGTTAATTGTACCTGTGACATATAAACTTGTTTCTTGGGTTAATGCTTTAGCAGTTGCGAAAATATCATCGCCAACTTCTGCTTTTACGACAACGCCTTGCATAAATCCTGTTCCATCACGTAATTGTAAGAAAGCAATTTTACCACTTGAACGCTTATTCGCAAGCCATGCTCCAATAGTTACTTCTTTTCCGACAAATTCGGATGCTTGATTGATTGTAATTTTCACTTGTCTACACTCCCTATTTCATAAAACTTTTGATTCGATTTATAGCTTCTTGGAATAAGTCTGGATTTGTTGCATAAGAAAGGCGTATATAATCAGGCATTCCGAATCCTGAGCCTGGAATGACTGCGACTTTCGCTTCTTCTAAAAGAGCTGCTACAAAAGCATCTACATCCTGAAAACCTTTTTTATGTGCCGCTTCTTTTACTTCAATAAAGAAATAAAAAGCGCCATCTGGTTTTTTCGGTTTAAAACCTGGAATGCTACTTAGTTCTGGATAAAAACGTTCCATTCGTTCTTCAAAAGCTTTGTACATTTTTTCTGGAACTTCTTGACTACCAACATACGCTTCAAGTGCAGCATACTGGGCATTAGCAGTTGGATTACTTGTTAAATGATCCGCTAACTTACTCATTCCAGCAATGATTTCTTTATTTGCAGCTGCGTAACCAATTCGCCAGCCCGTCATTGAATATGCTTTAGATACACCATTAATAACAATAGTTAAATCATACAAACGGTCACTCAAACTCGCGATAGAGACTAAATCAGCTTTGTTACCATAGTATAATTTTTCGTATATTTCATCAGATAAAATGTAAATCTGATGTTTTTCAGCAACTTCACCAATAGCAATAAGCTCCTCTTTCGTATAGCACATACCAGAAGGGTTATTGGGTGAATTTAAAACGATTGCTTTTGTTTTTTTCGTGATAGCTTTTTCAAAATTTGCTGCTGAAATTTTGAAATCCGCGTCAAAACCAGTTTCTACAAAAACAGGAATACCACCTGCTAATTTGACTTGTTCGGGATAAGTTACCCAATATGGAACTGGAATAATGACTTCATCGCCTGGATCTAAAATCGTTTGAAACGCAGAGTAGAGTACATGTTTAGCACCAGTACCTACGAAAATCTGGTTCGTTTCGTAGTTTAAGAACTGATCTTTTTGGAGCTTATCAACAATCGCTTGTTTTAGCTCGATGATTCCACTAGAAGGAGTATATTTGGTGAATCCTTTGTTCATGGACTCAATTGCTGCATCGATAATATTCTGCGGGGTATTGAAATCTGGTTCCCCAGCACCTAAGCCGATAACATCAATTCCTTCTTGTTTCATTTGTTTTGCTTTAGCCGTAATCGCAAGTGTTGGCGACGGGGCCACTCCTTTGACACGTTTTGATAACGGTAAGTCCATTTTATTCCCTCCTCCAATTTAGTTACAAGTTTTCAATCTCTCTGTACCATTCACCTGTTTCAAAGTTAATGTCAAAGTAGTTTAGCTTGTCATTCTTATCTAAGTAGGCAACTTCCCAAATAGGCGTTTCTTTTTCCATTCCTAAATTCACATGTAAAATTTTCTTTGGATTCTTTTCTTTTGTGACTTTATCGCGTGCTTGTTGTTCTGTAATCCCATCAGATGCGAATTTAACATATACTTTGTCGGATTTTTTCTTTGGAACCCAAACAATGATATTCTTATTCTTACTGTTCTTACCAGTTAATACGTAATACACTTCTTTTGGCCCATTATAAAGATAAAATTGATCTGTTGTTTTTAAATCAACTTGGCCACTTATTCGGTCTAAGGCTTCTGTTTCTGCATTGGTTACTGGTTTTTCTGCATATCTAAAGTACAGAAAAGCTGCTACGACAAGCACAATAATTATGCCGAGAATAATCGCTATCCATTTGCCAATCTTACGCTTAGGTTTTCTATTTCGCAAAATAATCTCGCTCATTTCTATTTCTAAATTACCGGAATTCCTCCGGCGATATGCATTTTCATTTTCGCATAGATACATTATAGCAATAGCGGCCTAAGATTTGAAGTCATATCAGGAAAAATTTAACCTTCCTTAAAGAATTCACTCACTTCTTCTAATAAATCCGCCTGTTTGCCTTTCAAGATTGGCGCGCTTGGGATTGACTCTAAAAATGCTTTTCCAAATTTTGTCGTATCTACTCGATTATCAAAAACAAATACGATTCCGCGGTCGGATTCTCTTCTAATTAACCGACCAAAACCTTGCTTAAATCGCAGTACAGCTTCAGGTAGAGAATAGGTTTGGAAAGCATTCTCCCCGCGTTCTTTGCGAAGGGATATTTGTGCTTTTGTATAAGGGTCATCCATCGGAGCGAATGGTAATCTCACAATAACTAGACATGACAAGTCTTCTCCTGGAATATCAATCCCTTCCCAAAAGCTTGTCGTACCAAGCAAAATAGACTTATCAAACATTTGGAATTGTTTTGTCAGTCGTGCGGCGCTTCCCGCTGAAACTCCTTGCGCTAGAAGGACATACTCTTCTAATGATTTTTCATTTTTCATATGATAATACGTTTTTTGTAACATATCAGAAGCGGTGAAAAGAACGAGCATCCGTCCATTCGTTTTCACTGCTATGTGGCGAATATATTTCGCAAGTTCCAAGGTATATCGCTCAATTGGTGTGTCTTTAATTGGGGGCATATCATCTGGAATCATCACTCGCGCATTTTCTTTATAATCAAACGGTGAAGGAATGCGTTTTTCCATAATTTGTTCTTCTTCCAGACCGAGACTTTTCCGTAAATAATCAAACTTCCCTTTTACGGTTAAAGTTGCCGAAGTCATGATGACACTTTCTTTTTTAGCAAAAAAATGTTTTCCAAGTGTCGGCTCCACTTCCATCAAGACAGCTTTTAGACGAATGCTAGAAATAGAATGATTTTTGTCAGCTTGTAAATAAATGGTCAAAATAGGCGACTTCTTATGCAACATTTGCTCCAGTTGTTTTACCATATTCTTCCAATCAAGTAAAAAAGCATACATTTCTTCCAAAAAGGCGCTCTCTGCCTCACCTAGTTCATTTTCTTCTTGTTTCCCCTGTTCTAACAATGTTTCCATATTTTTTTCGGACTCTTTTAGCAAATGTAATACTTTTTCAGCAGCGTAATAAACCTTGTCATTCCAAGCATCTTTTTCGCTGTTTTCTACTAAGACAACTTCTTGTAAATTTTTACGCGCGAAGTTTAACTGCATTTTCAGAAGACCGAAAAACTCTTCCACCGCATCACTTAACTTCATTGCCGCAATATCTAAATCATATAAACTGTCTGCTTCTGGGAAAGCCATTGCAAGCCTTGTGAGAAGGGAATATTTTTCTAAAGAGCCTAGCTGATTCAAAAAATATTTTATTTTTCGGTAAGACAGAACAAAACTTCCTTGCATACGAGCACTATCCGCAAAATGATGGGCTTCATCAATTACTGCAAAAGCATACTTAGGCAATGTTTCTCTTCCCGAAAAATGGTCATTTAAAAGTAGTGCGTGATTAACAATGACTAAATCTGCATTTTTGGCTTGTTTGATGTTGAATTTATAGAAATCGTGTGCGAGCCAAGGATCATGTTTTTCAGATAAAAACCAGCCTGTGTGCTTCATCCGATTCCAGAATAACTCCCCGCCGCTAGATAGGTTCACTTCATCAATATCACCAGTCGTTGTTTCCGTCAGCCATACGAGCAATTTAAGCTTCGTCACAACTACATCATATTGCGTATCGACTTCTTGAAGTAACTGCTCAAATTTAAACAAATTCAAATAATGATCGCGCCCTTTTAGTAAGCTAGCTTTCACTTTGAATCCTGTTAATTTCGTTAAGAGTGGCACATCTTTTTCAAACAATTGAGCTTGAA from Listeria monocytogenes ATCC 19117 encodes the following:
- a CDS encoding YpoC family protein; the protein is MAEFKYAVELTHPDFPAPDVILEEYDPESIYVSGLPFWQEQQFFTKGGGVIPWKNETERACRKLAKHMTNLAESMEADLKVHKKPSPVTVRDALGIFLSILFWSNHRPVQLDNLMDQIKTLETKPLNLDERLEYVLKRGNTYLGFRQLNELMLEQRKLIAKRS
- the nth gene encoding endonuclease III, giving the protein MLSNKQTVLCIEEMAKMFPAAHCELVHKNTFELLVAVVLSAQCTDVLVNRVTASLFEKYHSPEDYLAVPLEELMEDIRSIGLYRNKAKNIQGLSEKILIEFNGEVPKTHAELESLPGVGRKTANVVLSVGFGIPAIAVDTHVERISKRLGICRWKDSVVEVEETLKRKLPKELWSDAHHYMIFFGRYHCKARNPECPTCPLLYLCREGKKQAKVRGFDG
- a CDS encoding DnaD domain-containing protein, which codes for MNPKILEKWMAEGQVTLPQVLVKNYATIGLNEVELVLLLQIQSFAAEAEFFPSMEMLTNRTTLPLEETIKTMDSLLKKGVIAIEQSQDNSRMISEQYNLAPLWGKLVALYENKEADSKHEKELEKQTSLYTLFEAEFGRPLSPMEAEMLSAWVEQDRTSPDLIKEALKEAVISQKLNFRYIDRILLNWSKQGVKTIEDAKRVAEEFHQNGRTSQAINQTEVKKSAGSIPLYDWLEKRKG
- the asnS gene encoding asparagine--tRNA ligase → MKITINQASEFVGKEVTIGAWLANKRSSGKIAFLQLRDGTGFMQGVVVKAEVGDDIFATAKALTQETSLYVTGTINEDTRSPFGYEMAVSGVEVISESHDYPITPKEHGTEFLMDHRHLWLRSNRQHAIMKIRNEIIRASYEFFNKEGFLKIDPPILTGSAPEGTTELFHTKYFDEDAFLSQSGQLYMEAAAMAFGKVFSFGPTFRAEKSKTRRHLIEFWMIEPEMAFYKLEDSLQVQENYVAFLVKAVLDNCRLELDRLGRDVSHLEKMVAPFPRITYTEAIERLHELGFDDIVWGDDFGAPHETAIADSFEKPVFITHYPKAIKPFYMPEDPENDQVVLCADMIAPEGYGEIIGGSERIHDLETLQARMEDFDLDQEAYSWYLDLARYGSVPHSGFGLGLERTVAWISGTEHVRETIPFPRLLNRLYP
- a CDS encoding pyridoxal phosphate-dependent aminotransferase; the protein is MDLPLSKRVKGVAPSPTLAITAKAKQMKQEGIDVIGLGAGEPDFNTPQNIIDAAIESMNKGFTKYTPSSGIIELKQAIVDKLQKDQFLNYETNQIFVGTGAKHVLYSAFQTILDPGDEVIIPVPYWVTYPEQVKLAGGIPVFVETGFDADFKISAANFEKAITKKTKAIVLNSPNNPSGMCYTKEELIAIGEVAEKHQIYILSDEIYEKLYYGNKADLVSIASLSDRLYDLTIVINGVSKAYSMTGWRIGYAAANKEIIAGMSKLADHLTSNPTANAQYAALEAYVGSQEVPEKMYKAFEERMERFYPELSSIPGFKPKKPDGAFYFFIEVKEAAHKKGFQDVDAFVAALLEEAKVAVIPGSGFGMPDYIRLSYATNPDLFQEAINRIKSFMK
- a CDS encoding DUF5590 domain-containing protein, coding for MYLCENENAYRRRNSGNLEIEMSEIILRNRKPKRKIGKWIAIILGIIIVLVVAAFLYFRYAEKPVTNAETEALDRISGQVDLKTTDQFYLYNGPKEVYYVLTGKNSKNKNIIVWVPKKKSDKVYVKFASDGITEQQARDKVTKEKNPKKILHVNLGMEKETPIWEVAYLDKNDKLNYFDINFETGEWYREIENL
- the dinG gene encoding ATP-dependent DNA helicase DinG; amino-acid sequence: MKQKRYIVVDLETTGNQASREDRIIQFAACFVESGKRLETYTTFLNPEKPIPAFIQELTGISPKDVKNAPLFEDVAPIIANLLEDTIFVAHNVSFDWTFLEREMTRAGISLGKMKKLDTVELARIMYPGIDSYKLQDLSDEFNLGHDKPHRADSDAEVTADLLLLLLEKLENLPLPVIRQMTTISGSLKSYLPELLFEIEMRKERENKPLDPAFVEHRGLVIRKKEVEKPTYSRADLLEFPETDEAKMALFKKAGAPLYARSGQFEMMNLVFQAMKSGKHALIEAGTGIGKSLGYFLPAIYQAKQAELPVVISTYTNLLQAQLFEKDVPLLTKLTGFKVKASLLKGRDHYLNLFKFEQLLQEVDTQYDVVVTKLKLLVWLTETTTGDIDEVNLSSGGELFWNRMKHTGWFLSEKHDPWLAHDFYKFNIKQAKNADLVIVNHALLLNDHFSGRETLPKYAFAVIDEAHHFADSARMQGSFVLSYRKIKYFLNQLGSLEKYSLLTRLAMAFPEADSLYDLDIAAMKLSDAVEEFFGLLKMQLNFARKNLQEVVLVENSEKDAWNDKVYYAAEKVLHLLKESEKNMETLLEQGKQEENELGEAESAFLEEMYAFLLDWKNMVKQLEQMLHKKSPILTIYLQADKNHSISSIRLKAVLMEVEPTLGKHFFAKKESVIMTSATLTVKGKFDYLRKSLGLEEEQIMEKRIPSPFDYKENARVMIPDDMPPIKDTPIERYTLELAKYIRHIAVKTNGRMLVLFTASDMLQKTYYHMKNEKSLEEYVLLAQGVSAGSAARLTKQFQMFDKSILLGTTSFWEGIDIPGEDLSCLVIVRLPFAPMDDPYTKAQISLRKERGENAFQTYSLPEAVLRFKQGFGRLIRRESDRGIVFVFDNRVDTTKFGKAFLESIPSAPILKGKQADLLEEVSEFFKEG